The window aaatattaaattaaatttagaaatagaTAATCCTCCCAATCTCCCCATTCTGAATAAATATCAAGAATTAGCAGTCAAGGCTGCTCTAAGTAGAAAAGTGACACTAATACAAGGCCCCCCTGGTACGGGGAAGACACTAGTCTCTGCTGCTATagtatataattatattaagaAGAATAAAGGCCCAGTCTTAGTAGTAGCCCCTTCTAATACAGCAGTAGATCAATTAACTCTTAAGATTCATAAGACAGGACTTAAGATAATCCGAGTGATGAGTAGAAGAAGGGAGTACACACAATCAGATGTGAATTTCTTAAGTCTCCATGAGAATGTACGGGAGTACCTATCTAATTTAGATGACATTCTTCTTGATAAATATAGTGTAGACAAATCTAATTTAGATAAATCAAATACGACTAAGACAAACTTAGTAGATAAATCAAATACAACTAATTTGGTAGATAATGCAAAGAGgaaattattaatgaaGGCTGATGTCATTTCTTGTACTTGTGTTACTGCTGGTCAGAAaatgtttaataaaatgaaatttactTGTGTTTTAGTAGATGAAGCAGTCCAGAGTACTGAGCCTCTAAATCTTATTCCTTTAGTCTACGGGTGTAAGAAACTTATTCTTGTAGGAGATCATAAACAATTAGGCCCTACTATCTTAAGTAAGAAAGTAGCCCAGGCTGGATTTAAACAGAGTATGTTTGAGAGATTAATTTCTATAGGTGTCTCTCCTTATAtcttaaatttacaatatagaATGCACCCTGACTTATGTGAGTGGCCTTCTGAGACATTTTATAATGGGGAATTATTAAGTGGTAATAGACTtacttataaatataatataaatattcctCATAACTTCTTCTATGCTTGTTTTGGTAAAGAAGAAGTCAGTGCAAGTGGTACTAGTTTCATAAATCCTATGGAGGCTTTATATTGTGAGAGTATTATAAGACATCTCTTTAAATCTGGTATAACTGAGAATCAAATAGGAGTAATTACTCCTTATGAGGGACAGAGATCTCATATTCTAAATAGAGTCTTCGGGTCTGAACCAGGGAATCTAGAGATAAGTAATGTAGACGGGTTTCAAGGGAGAGAGAAGGATTTTATAATAGTAAGTCTAGTGAGATCTAATCAGTACCAAGGGATAGGATTTGTAGGAGATAAAAGGAGGATGAATGTGACACTTACAAGGGCGAAGCATGGGCTTATTATAATAGGGAATCCTAATACAATGATGAAACATGAAATATGGaagaatttattagaatatTATGATAAGAAAGGACTTATACTTGAGGGGCCCCTTGGGGATTTAAGGAGATATgcaatattataatagatttaaaatatataaaatatataaaatatataaaatatattatattggatttatattatattggatttatttatattatataaaatattggatttatttatattggatttatattatattggATTTATTAAGTatgtattatattatattataatatattttatattataatattagagAGCTTGCTTATAAATTGTtctcatttataaatattatcttCTCTTCTATATTCTTGATCTTATTCTTTACATTATTCTTTAAGTTCTTAAAGATGTCTTCTTTGGAAGAGACCAGAGGTCTCTTCTCCAatatatcttctttattattattatcaaTTGTataatcttctttattattatctttattattatcttctttattatcttctttattatacattgtatcttcttcttttatactgtcttctttattattatcttctaattttactatgtcttcttttatactgtcttcttttattatgtCTTCTTTATCTATAACTTCTTTAGTATCTATTGTATAATCTTTATTAACTTCTTTAGTATCTATTGTATAATCTTTAActatatcttctttatcCTTCATTCCTTCTATTAATATTACATCTTTATCACATAGTTTTTGTTGGTAGAACTCCCTTATGGCGTACACTTTGTCATCTTTGAATATCTCGAGATACTTCTCTCCTACCTTATTCTTCATACACTCCTCCATTAGTGTCCTCCTGTATCTCCAGTCTAAATCAAACTCAGTAAACAAATTCTTAATAAACTCTTCTCTTTCTACTTCCttaaaatactttattATTCCCATCTTCTTTActaatatctttttatacactttatatttactaCAATCTAGTACTAAATGTCGTATTGTATCATCATCTATAATATATCTCTCtatattctttaatatattaattcttATCTTCTCTTTTATACTCTgtatatttaaatctaataatctcttaattattatattcattTCTCTTTTATCTTCTTCATAATAATCTACTAATAAGTCACTTATATCtataaaatcattaatCTTTAATATACTCAGTGTAGTGAATGATGTATTACACCActttaagaaatatttataatcataTATTCCCTTCTTGAGTATCTCTTCATTCATTTCTAGATGATCTTTAAGTTTAATGTATAAAGAAGGGGATATGTTCTTTATAATGAGATGTTTGTAGCCACTCTTGGAATATTTGATCAATTTTGTGAGGAGTGTGGAGTCGTCTTTGTAAGTGAGGAAAATGCAAGCATTTTctataaagaaattgagatttaaattttcataatcCAGGAGTGATctaattaataaagaagaagaagatttaTCTTCTTCATTATTAATATCTTTAATATCTTTGATATCTTTATTCTTATCTTCTTTAATATGcatattttctattaatTCATTAATACCACTTAAAGTACTACCACTTGTaagattaaatttatttaaaatactatCACTTGCAGTATTAGTAACATATTTGTGGTTGAgccttatttttaatatgttgAGTTCTATAAATATGTCCTTTCTTTCTTGATATTTCTCTATTAATTTGTctatatttgtaaaatccTTAATcttcttataaatatatgtaaaaacATCCACTACTTGTTTAAGGCAGACATCCATGATGGGAGTACAAAAATCAAAGAAGTAATCACTAATACACTTACttaatatattatcttCGTAGTGCTTTAGTACTAAATTAGATATATCCTCGTAGATTAATATTCCATATGTGTAATCTTTTATAACTACTTCTTTTAATCTACTAATAACTTCTACTAAATCATATTGTGCTTCTATCTCTGGTATATTCTTGTATATCCACAATATGTGGAGAGTATTTGAATAATCAAGACTTGAGAATTTCTCCTTGAAATTTCTGCCATTTATGCAGTTCATGCGGGagatcatttttatatttgagatggggaaaaaataaacaaaaataaacaagagaaaaataaaaaaattatataaataatgataTAAAGTTATATAatctaatattaataatatagtactataatataaagttatataatattatagtattataatattctaCTGTACTAATACAGTCCAATATTATATCTAATATTCTACTGTACTAATACAGTCCAATATTATATCTAATATTCTACTGTACTAATACAGTCCAATAttatatctaaaattatatctaatattattattaaattacatTCTTCGCTTATTTTATCCCTAATTTATGATTTGTCCTGCTCTCGGTTTGAAATGTAAAGGGAAAATCGTAAAAGTCTGCTTCTCAAATATTctcataaatataaatcaaataGAAGGAAATAAGTCACTGGTCCCTTACAAGGGCATACTCAAATATGATAAGAATATGAAGACAGGGGAAGAAGTGGAGTGTATTATTGTATCATACAGTGACAACGGGATCAACTGTATCCccttataataaaataataatatatatatttaattcaGTTGATTAATTTGTAATTCTTATAATACATTAAATCAatttatactaaaaaaacacTAAGACTTAATGTATTGAAAATAGAGTCAACtttaaaactaatataagaaaataacatttaattaatacaaaaaaaaaagataagaGTATAAcgtatataataaaaaaatgggaACATCTATTACAGAATAATTTACtaccaaaaataaaacaccttaaatattataacatctcaaatttataacacAACATCTTAAAATTGATTATAACACCTTGttttaaacataattaAGTTTTAGACACAACATCTTAATATTAATCATAACATCTCAAAATTGATTATAACACCTTGTTTTAAACATAACTAAGTTTTAAACATAACTAAGTTTTAGACTTGGTGAAATAATTGacaacaataaatttatatacgTCTGATATCATTGTCtactaattttatttgactTAAATAAACATCTTCTTGGTGCTACTGGCTTATACGCGtagtaaataatattattactCTGGGATCTtatatgttaaaaaatctattatattcttaatttcatataattcttctaataaactattattttattataaatacttCTATCGTGCGAAAAACAATCACTAACATAGATTATTAACATCAACAACATATTTATCACTCATTGCATAATAAAGTCAATTTTAGTCATCTTATGTTCATCGATATCTAAAGATAAAAGCCTCTCTTTAGATTATACTTGTAAATACAATAACTGGACTAATAATATCTTAATTAGTAATAGTTCATAAATCACaaactattattttttactagaTAGACATAATACTCACTCTTTGTCCTATAGATCAATAAGATCTGTAAATTCATCGTAAAGTATAAAGATCAtttgatttaaatttttaattatttaattgatACTATCGCCCTATAAGTATTTGTTGTATGTTTTTctagatattttatttctaatttattacttcttaaaaaaacatactTTTAGTTAAATTGACAACACGTGGtattaaatgtaaaaaaagagagCCAGGTTGGAATTGATTTATTCTGATTCTAAATAATAGGTTGTTTAAATACATGAAGATGGTAAAATTGACGTGGAAGTCTTGTAGAGTATGTGttgatatttattattttcctATGTATCGTtgtgtaaaatttttttttgatacttTTATAGACCTATATCAATTTGTAtcaaatttcatttatagaTTATTTTCCTATGTATCGTtgtgtaaaattttttttgatacttTTATAGACCTATATCAAATTGTTTCATTTATAGTCTTATGACAGTTTTAGGAAAACAACtaataaatgtattttGTATTTGATACAACACTATTACAAATACCAAAAGACGAAGTAGTgttattttcaatatacttttttgttttcactgggtaatttttatactataTATCTACTACTGACacttaaaaacaataattatcttttaaaataaacttaatttaatttttatacaatttttttctcttcttttttaaaaaaaaacaatatatttgtagAGTTATCTATATGTATCAAATGTTTATCAATAACAAGATCTTTAATTCATTTCAGGGATGTCTTACCTCCTGTTTTTGTGTATTAATTTTCACCTACTAATGATTATTGTTATGGCTATTATTTTTCGAGCCTTTTTATATAGATTGTTGATCTCATGAGTATGGTCTCACTTAATACCTCATTTTATGCGTTCGCCATGTTATGCATTCATTTAATGATTGATCAATGCTAATTTAACATCTATAATTATCGAATTAGTTAgttaaaatcatatttgATCTTGTACTAAGAAAATAAGCATTTTAAATGTCACAAAACtgcaaaaaaaaggaaaattcTTTGAATTGACTAGCTAAAGCTTTTCCGTTAAAAAACGGGTTTAATAAATTGACGCATTGCATTTTCATTTGCCGTTTTTGGaaaaaagagaagaaaAGAAGGGAGTGTATTTTTAAGCAGTACATATAAATTCGAGCAAAACTTGAATGATTATTGTGCTTTTAAATGTTCTATGAACTTTTTTAATGACAAACTTTaagcaaataaaaaaaatcaattttttttccgatgattaaacatttttacaatttttttttggtaaatgaataataattttgttaaaaacTCTATTTCAACGCTACTTTTacgaaaataataacattAAATGTATTAACATATAGTGTACGTACTTACaatcataaaaatgaagCATGAAATTAGTATCACATCAACTAAACAAGCGGTAATTGAAACGTTTAACACGCACAAAAACTaagtgtaaaaaataaaacaacgCCTTTTCCAAAAATAGTAATTAGATAAATCGTAAAAGAATTAtcctttttattataaaaaataataattaatatgtCTAATTATACACATTAaattactataaaaatgcaaaaaaattaaataattaactTGCAAACTtctgaaaaaatatatcctTTTATTCTATCATTAAAAGTATTCCAATTAAAAGCACTGTACACGGTATACATATGTACattattttagataaaaCGGGAATATCATTATATAttgtattaatttttacttcAACTTCTAGATTAGCAGACGGCAATACCGCGGTAGGTGTAATTATATCATCTACATCATCTAGTATATCAAAATTTCTTCCTCTTTCAGCCATCAATTCTGATCTAAGACAagaattttcaaaatctaAGTCATGTATAGCCTCGCAAAAAGATACACATAAGAAagcataaaattttagtaaGCTATTCATTAGAGGggatgtaaaatatttgaataaTCATAAAATTGAGTTCGAGTAGTatgattaaattttttagtataacTTAGacttaataatttaaattcaaaaaaagataaaattgcCATAGTAAATATAGATTAGTGGACAAATTGCACTAATGCATAATTATCTGAAAAATAGCAAATGATGTTGTGcctcaatattttttaatgttttaattcAATTCCGCACTTTTattataagttttttaaaatttataacaaataaacaCATACCACACCAATTATAAGCAACTAGTgtatttatcaaattactaaaaaattgagGCTAGCACTAATAAAAAGttatactttttaaatataaaccaAAAGCTTTAATCATGAAAGGGCATTGCATTCGACTCCTCGCAAAGTGTCAAggtttataatttaatggAAAATTGTCgctataaaaacaaaataaaataaaatgagtATGCTTTGCTTGTACGGATACTCAAAGGAGACGATTTTAGCGAAGATGTGAGAAACCGACGTATCGCAAAAATAACATGCCTAACAtatattatagaaaaaatatattctcATCATGAGATGTGAAAGGTTGAAAAAAcatgtatttaaaataatatcttataatttttggtGATAGAGACCCAAGCTCTTCATTCAGTAAATAGTTTCATCTAGTACCGCATCTACGAGAAATGCAAAAAACTATACTTTAAATTGCCAAGATATATTATAAGGATGGTTTGCAGTGAATGCAATGCATGTGCGTAGACACAACCTcctataacaaaaaaaaaccaaacATATCTTAGCCGAAAGACCCTTCAAAAGATAAATCATTGATTCTGTCAAAATGAAGGCTATGAATCTGAATTTGGAAGTTAAAGTTCTATGAACACAGCAgtaattgtatttttaaaaatattttattctgtTAAGAAAACGTCTCGTCGTTAAAATTGTATTACAGCAAGAATACCAATATCAAACGCTATGGGCCACTAATATACCCTAAAGAGACAATTACAATGAGCCGAATATATttcatcaataaaaatcaatcgacaaaattttattttacttgtTCATAACAAATTTGTCATTCGATTAAACAAGGAAAAGTCAAAAAGTTAAATCAAACTTCTCATTTTCTTCAGAGctagaaattaaaatatgcGAACAA of the Vairimorpha necatrix chromosome 9, complete sequence genome contains:
- a CDS encoding regulator of nonsense transcripts protein, translating into MKCTYCELPSNLVECSTCNKFFCNSRSSSSISHIIFHLVKTKHKSIIINNEDILCTKCNEDNIFKLVKYDNIIYCKECSTTHTTIEERCLTILPSNTTNIQLSKSQMIEIEEKSSYLLPSVKSRLDPLEYVNIFTTLIDAECQKEREIKEQMRQENVVIRWETMKYGYFYFYRSNTDLKINIGDEIKLTHKSGLCLTGYINNDNFSEELRFEVDQSGDYPRSGYIIEYIWRGVCYERMKWALNKLYNQYLRQQNYKVFKDENVFKDDNDKVCKNENDKVCKNDNVVVNDNINNTSNTNTTNTSNTNTYNQLSSNSNSEDINLFEYLVRGGKENIKLNLEIDNPPNLPILNKYQELAVKAALSRKVTLIQGPPGTGKTLVSAAIVYNYIKKNKGPVLVVAPSNTAVDQLTLKIHKTGLKIIRVMSRRREYTQSDVNFLSLHENVREYLSNLDDILLDKYSVDKSNLDKSNTTKTNLVDKSNTTNLVDNAKRKLLMKADVISCTCVTAGQKMFNKMKFTCVLVDEAVQSTEPLNLIPLVYGCKKLILVGDHKQLGPTILSKKVAQAGFKQSMFERLISIGVSPYILNLQYRMHPDLCEWPSETFYNGELLSGNRLTYKYNINIPHNFFYACFGKEEVSASGTSFINPMEALYCESIIRHLFKSGITENQIGVITPYEGQRSHILNRVFGSEPGNLEISNVDGFQGREKDFIIVSLVRSNQYQGIGFVGDKRRMNVTLTRAKHGLIIIGNPNTMMKHEIWKNLLEYYDKKGLILEGPLGDLRRYAIL
- a CDS encoding putative exosome complex component (CSL4): MICPALGLKCKGKIVKVCFSNILININQIEGNKSLVPYKGILKYDKNMKTGEEVECIIVSYSDNGINCIPL
- a CDS encoding putative SP-containing membrane protein, giving the protein MNSLLKFYAFLCVSFCEAIHDLDFENSCLRSELMAERGRNFDILDDVDDIITPTAVLPSANLEVEVKINTIYNDIPVLSKIMYICIPCTVLLIGILLMIE